Genomic window (Thermococcus sp.):
CAGGGTTATTATATACACGACTTTTCTCGTGATTTCCGGGTATCCTAAAAGAACCACCACCGTAAGGACGATTAAAAATGTTAAAGCCCCGAACAACAGCTTCAGAACGAGCCCATTTGTCAGGTATTTTCTCGCCAGGCTCTTATTCCTGGCAACCTCCCTCACCGTCAGAGGGTCAAGACCAAAGTTGGTGATAACCCCGAATATCCCGTTCAGGGCCAGGGCGAATGCCAAGATACCGTAATTGGCCGGACCCAGATACCTTGCGGTGTACATCAGGTAGAAGAAGCCGAATAACATGCTCACGATTCTAGCAAGGAATAGAACCGTCATGTTCTTCGCTATTCTCTGGACGGTGTTCATGGTTGCCCCTCCACTCAGGATTGTAATGGCGCACCTGCTTTTTAAGAATTTTTGTATCCCTCCAGCTACTGCTAAACAACATCTTTAAAGTATAAAAGGTGATAGTAGTTATTATGGGAAAAATCGCAATGAGTATACGAGAACACGAAACAATAATGTCTTATGTTTTGATGCTGGTAATAAGCGTGGAAGTGCTCTTCATCTTTTTAGGATTAGGATTTCTCCAAAATATCCCCCCTGAGGATACCAGATACTTCCTGAGTGCATTGGCTCAGGTGGAAGGAGCAATTATAGCCATATACATAACCATGATGCTTGTAGGAGTTCAGCTCACAATAAAGGATTATTCTGAAGTCGTTAACGAGGTATATCTCGGAAATCCAGAGTTCTGGCTGGTCTTTATATCCTATATAACTTCCATTGTTTTCACCCTTATATTGCTGCAAAATGTGGGGAACCTCAATACCTCTTGGCTATGCCTGATTTATTTATGGGGCACGTTTAATCTCCTAATTGTCCCTCTTTTTATACGGGATTCTTTCCTGCTGTTCAATCCAAGAAGGCTTATCGACAAGTTTATACATATGCATAAAATCACAGAAGAGAGGATGCTCCCAAAACTTTTCAGAATAGCTTCAAAAAGTATCCAGTCCCAAAACGTAGAAGTCGCCACGTATATTCTTCAGAAAATCTGGGAATATGCTCGAATTGAGTTTTCAAAGAAGCTGAATACTCTAGCAAAAAGAGCAGAAAAAAGAAGGGGACATGATTTGAATGAGCTCAAATTAATGTTAGCATTTATTGAAGAATTAACTTTCAGATTACGTTATCTTGCGCTATACACTATTGATCAGTTTAACGCGGGCAGAATAACTCAAGATGAAGCGACATGGATATTAAACATGATAGAGCCAATCTTTAGGATAATTTTTGCGGATCTTGTCATATCCTTATATCCACTCTACTTTGTCCCTGAAATTAAGGAAAACCTCGAACATGCTCTAAGCCAATGCTTATTGGAACTGGAGTTAATAATAGAAAAACTGCAAGAAGCCCCTTCAGAAATAAAGATGGAAGAACTAAGGAAATTTTTGAACGTTTTACCCTACAACTTTATTAGCTCCTTAGAAAGGGCTGGTTGTGAGCATCTCGCTGAAAGAGTCAAGAGGCTACAGGAGTTAGCAAAGGATGACGAAAAATATGATGACTTCATTGAGATTTAACGTCCCAAAACTGAAGTTTAAAATATACATTTATAATATTGGAACCAGCCCTCTGACTCTCGAAGGCTCCCTCTCCCTGTAGAAGGCGACCTCCCTGGGTAGGGAGTTCTGAAAGCCGAGCGTGGCAAGGACAAGGGCGATGCTCAGTACCGTCAGCGCTAAATTAAACACTCCATACTCCCCGGTTGAAAAGTACCTCGCTATCACCGCCCTGCTCAAAAACCCGAAGAACATCGAAACAACCATCCCGGCAAAGACAATCCCCGTCCCCTCGCGATCTTCTGCAGTGCCTGGCTCGCCTCGCTCATGGGGTTCACCCGCTTATTTCTTTCAAATATTCGCTGAGGTGGATGAGTCCTTTTACAGTCCCGATTTGTTTCGTTAAAAGATCAACACGATGTATTATCCTCGGAACTAGGCTCCTGAGGGATTCATCCTTGGAAAGCTGGGTCTCAAGCTCATGGATGATTATCTCATAATCCAGCCCGGTTTCAACAAGTGCAATCAGATCCTCGAGGTCCCTCACCCTTTCCAGCGAGGTCACGCTCTTAAACAGGAAGATGTCTTCCTTTGAAACCAGCAGGACCTTAAACCACTCATGGGAGCCGAACTCCTCTGGAGCTTCAGCCCTTGAAACCATCCCCTCCGACAGATACAGCTTGTTGAGGACTCTCTTCACAAAAACATCGAGATGGAACCCATATAGAGGATGCGTATACCCCGCACTCATACCCAGGTTATGGTCCCATTGCGATCTATGTTGCCTCACATAAACGGGCAGTTTTGGTAGTGGAGTTTCCAGAAGGTTCTGCAGAAGAGAAAACTGCCCCCTGTTCAACACCACGATGTCAACGTCCTTCGTCGCACTCTTGAGCCCTCTGAGAGCCAAATTCCCGCCACCGATCAGGTAGACCTGCAGGGGCTCAATGTTAAGCAGTCTCGCCTTCTCCTCCAGCAGGTGAAATTGGGATATTATCTTCCCCCTGGTTACCGCACTCACTTCCCTTCACCAAAGTACATTTTGAAGATTTCTTTCACCTCCTCCATGGAGGGATAAGGATATTTTTTAACCTCTCTGCCTTCAAGATAGTTTAGTAGCTCTTTCACACTGACATCGTATTTTCTACCGAACTCAAAAAGCTTCTTCTGGTCTATCATATCCTTATACTCCAGCAGGAGGGCAGTTGAATACAGAATCGTTCTCGGGCCGAAATCAATGAGCAGTGCATGCACAATAATCTCTTCCAGAGAAAGCTCCTCCCCCATCTTTTCAGAATAATAATAGTGATACTGCCCGGTCCCGATGAGGTCCACCCCAAAATCTCTGAACCTTCCAAGTCCAGTTAGGTGGAAGTTCCCGGAGTCTTTCCCCTTGTACTCCCTCGTTAACAGAATGAACTCCCCGACTCCGCTCCATACTAGGGCGGAATCTCTAGAAAATTCCCTGGCTCTAATGGAGTTCTGCAGCTCATAGAATTCTTTAGCAAACTCATGAAACAATCTGTACCTCTCAATTAGGAAATACTTTCCGTCTTTCTCTCCAATGAAGCCGTAATTGGAGAGCCTGTTAATCACATGGTAGAAAGTGCTCCTTGAGAGGTTGCTCTTTATGCAGAGCTCATGGGCACTCAGAGGAATATCTATAAGAACCGCGAGAAGTGCGAGATTCCTTCCGCTCAGGATCTCATCGAGAGGCATGTGACCAAACTTGGATGCCAGTCTTTTAAGAATCTCTGCAGGCTTTGCCTCACTTAACGACACTATTTTATACCTCCCTCTTTTTTCTGTCTTTGCCAGACCTTTTCTCTTGATGGATGCAACAAGAACAGAGGTTCGATAAATGGATAAACCCAATCCACTGGCTAACTCACTTATGGCTTCCTCCCCTTTAAGCTTCAAAAGTACTCTAACTTCCATTTTTGACAGAGCATCCATGTCCAAAAATTAGAAAGTATTATATATAACACTTTTGGTTTTTTAGACTTTTGCGGAGCCTGCTCGCCTAGCTCATGGGGTTCACCTTTCTAGACTTTCCTTCAAGTCGTTGATGGTTAACAGAAATTCTTCTCTATCAAAGGTTATCCCTATCCCACGTGTGACTGAGGCTAAAAACCCTTCATTTTCTTTAAAATACTGGATCACCCAATCAAGGCTGAATTTTT
Coding sequences:
- a CDS encoding flippase, which encodes MNTVQRIAKNMTVLFLARIVSMLFGFFYLMYTARYLGPANYGILAFALALNGIFGVITNFGLDPLTVREVARNKSLARKYLTNGLVLKLLFGALTFLIVLTVVVLLGYPEITRKVVYIITLSTIVGGLNSLFNDIYQAFERMEFMSIGQILQSALSLVFAIIAIKLGLNVVYFAMIYLSVNLIVLGYHVVVATWKFLRPKIEVDLNFWRSVVREAWPFA
- a CDS encoding oligosaccharide flippase family protein — its product is MFFGFLSRAVIARYFSTGEYGVFNLALTVLSIALVLATLGFQNSLPREVAFYREREPSRVRGLVPIL
- a CDS encoding helix-turn-helix domain-containing protein, with amino-acid sequence MDALSKMEVRVLLKLKGEEAISELASGLGLSIYRTSVLVASIKRKGLAKTEKRGRYKIVSLSEAKPAEILKRLASKFGHMPLDEILSGRNLALLAVLIDIPLSAHELCIKSNLSRSTFYHVINRLSNYGFIGEKDGKYFLIERYRLFHEFAKEFYELQNSIRAREFSRDSALVWSGVGEFILLTREYKGKDSGNFHLTGLGRFRDFGVDLIGTGQYHYYYSEKMGEELSLEEIIVHALLIDFGPRTILYSTALLLEYKDMIDQKKLFEFGRKYDVSVKELLNYLEGREVKKYPYPSMEEVKEIFKMYFGEGK